In one window of Opitutus sp. GAS368 DNA:
- the lysA gene encoding diaminopimelate decarboxylase, with amino-acid sequence MHHFHYTGQKLHCESVDLAAVARLHGTPTYVYSARTIEDNYRRLAASLTGLDLQICYAMKANSNLAVLRLFANLGAAFDLVSGGELKRVTAAGGSTARSVFAGVGKTEAEIRLALETGVFGFHVESEPELARINHVAGQLGRKAPIAIRVNPDVDAKTHAKITTGKSDNKFGIPLKVAAAAYEAAAKYPHLEIKGVQMHIGSQLTSAEPFVEAVQKVIPFVEQLKQAYGISYFSVGGGIGIVYQDALASGDAAWWSARPEGERPLTPEAYGAALKPLLAPLGLKILLEPGRFLVGNAGVLLTRVEYLKRGSNKNFLVVDAAMNDLVRPAMYEAYHELVPLLRDSARPALKADIVGPICESGDCFAKDRTLQTVGEGEFVAFMSAGAYGYTMASRYNTRAMAAEVLVSGSRFELVNARENFDAMLAGEKIPGFLKT; translated from the coding sequence ATGCACCACTTCCATTACACCGGCCAGAAACTGCACTGCGAGTCCGTCGACCTGGCGGCGGTGGCCCGGCTCCACGGCACGCCCACCTACGTTTACAGCGCCCGGACGATTGAGGACAACTACCGCCGTCTGGCCGCCAGCCTGACCGGGCTCGACCTCCAGATCTGCTACGCGATGAAGGCGAACTCCAACCTCGCCGTGCTCCGCCTCTTTGCCAACCTCGGCGCCGCCTTCGACCTCGTGAGCGGCGGAGAGCTCAAGCGCGTGACGGCCGCCGGCGGCAGCACGGCCCGCAGCGTTTTCGCCGGGGTCGGCAAGACCGAGGCCGAGATCCGGCTCGCGCTCGAGACCGGCGTGTTCGGCTTCCACGTTGAAAGCGAGCCCGAGCTGGCGCGCATCAACCACGTGGCCGGCCAGCTGGGTCGCAAGGCGCCCATCGCCATCCGCGTCAACCCCGACGTCGACGCCAAGACCCACGCCAAGATCACGACCGGCAAGAGCGACAACAAGTTCGGCATTCCCCTCAAGGTGGCCGCCGCCGCCTACGAGGCCGCCGCGAAATATCCGCACCTCGAGATCAAGGGCGTGCAGATGCACATCGGCTCGCAGCTCACCTCCGCCGAACCCTTCGTCGAGGCCGTGCAGAAGGTCATCCCCTTCGTCGAGCAGCTGAAGCAGGCCTACGGCATCAGCTATTTCAGCGTCGGCGGCGGCATCGGCATCGTCTATCAGGACGCCCTGGCCAGCGGCGACGCCGCCTGGTGGAGCGCCAGGCCCGAGGGCGAGCGCCCGCTTACGCCCGAGGCCTACGGCGCCGCGCTCAAGCCGCTGCTCGCCCCGCTCGGGCTCAAGATTCTGCTCGAGCCCGGCCGCTTCCTCGTCGGCAACGCCGGGGTGCTGCTGACCCGCGTCGAATACCTCAAGCGCGGCTCGAACAAAAACTTCCTCGTGGTGGACGCCGCGATGAACGACCTCGTGCGCCCCGCGATGTATGAGGCCTACCATGAGCTCGTGCCGCTGCTGCGCGACAGCGCGCGGCCCGCGCTGAAGGCCGACATCGTCGGCCCCATCTGCGAGTCGGGAGACTGCTTCGCCAAGGACCGCACGCTGCAAACGGTGGGCGAGGGCGAGTTCGTCGCCTTCATGAGCGCCGGCGCCTACGGCTACACCATGGCCAGCCGCTACAACACCCGCGCCATGGCGGCCGAAGTGCTCGTGTCCGGCAGCCGGTTCGAGCTGGTCAACGCCCGCGAAAATTTCGATGCTATGCTCGCCGGCGAGAAAATCCCCGGCTTTCTCAAAACCTGA
- a CDS encoding DUF4203 domain-containing protein yields the protein MQPSAELYPWISVAAIAWGVLDCFFGYRVFKITLALVGGLLGAVAGQMAATALGFGPGGITASLIVGGLLGAGLAFLLYIAAVFVAGFGFGATLGILLLANFHHMVALLSGCVLGVVGGFLAVKLQRVLIMLSTALLGSFRAMLALAYFTNQIDWVYYFRQPDQLPALIDNHPWMFPAILALACVGVIAQFELGGSGGKKKAKDKDD from the coding sequence GTGCAACCCAGCGCTGAACTTTATCCCTGGATTTCCGTCGCCGCGATCGCATGGGGCGTGCTGGACTGCTTTTTCGGCTACCGGGTTTTCAAGATCACCCTCGCGCTCGTCGGCGGCCTCCTCGGCGCCGTGGCGGGCCAGATGGCGGCCACCGCCCTGGGGTTCGGACCGGGCGGCATCACGGCCAGCCTGATTGTCGGCGGCCTGCTCGGCGCGGGCCTGGCGTTCCTGCTTTATATCGCGGCGGTGTTTGTGGCCGGATTCGGTTTTGGCGCCACCCTCGGCATTTTGCTGCTGGCCAATTTCCACCACATGGTCGCCCTGCTGAGCGGCTGCGTGCTGGGCGTCGTGGGCGGCTTCCTGGCCGTGAAGCTCCAGCGGGTGCTGATCATGCTGTCCACGGCGCTGCTGGGATCGTTCCGCGCGATGCTGGCCCTGGCCTATTTCACCAACCAGATCGACTGGGTGTATTACTTCCGCCAGCCGGACCAGTTGCCGGCGCTCATCGACAACCACCCCTGGATGTTCCCGGCCATCCTTGCCCTGGCCTGCGTCGGGGTCATCGCCCAGTTTGAACTGGGCGGCAGCGGCGGGAAAAAGAAAGCCAAGGACAAGGACGACTAA
- a CDS encoding cysteine peptidase family C39 domain-containing protein, with translation MSISIRLAAVLAALLMGGCTSVKSFRGLSLTGDSLYVSGLPPLRQNQDYACGPACVAAVAAHWGVGLAEFKAKCPAAPQDTTGPDLRAIAESLGLRGLVYQGSMSDLQDNLSQGRPMIVMIPQPPNPALRQAGLIGALALSVSEHVPHPSHWVVVIGVTADHQVIVHDPAAGPLQIESAVFEKWWRRMNHLCVLVVPG, from the coding sequence GTGAGCATCTCCATCCGGTTGGCGGCGGTTCTCGCGGCCCTGCTGATGGGGGGCTGCACTTCGGTGAAGTCGTTCCGGGGGCTTTCGCTCACGGGCGACAGTCTCTACGTCAGCGGGCTGCCGCCGCTCCGGCAGAACCAGGATTACGCCTGCGGGCCGGCCTGCGTGGCGGCCGTGGCCGCCCACTGGGGCGTCGGGCTGGCGGAATTCAAGGCCAAGTGCCCCGCGGCTCCGCAGGACACCACGGGGCCGGACCTGCGGGCCATCGCTGAATCGCTCGGCCTCCGGGGCCTGGTTTACCAGGGCTCCATGTCTGACCTGCAGGACAACCTGAGCCAAGGACGGCCGATGATCGTCATGATTCCGCAGCCACCGAATCCAGCCTTGCGTCAGGCCGGGCTGATTGGCGCCCTCGCCTTGTCCGTGAGCGAGCATGTGCCTCATCCGTCGCACTGGGTGGTGGTGATCGGTGTCACCGCCGATCACCAGGTGATCGTGCACGATCCGGCGGCGGGTCCGTTACAGATCGAGTCGGCGGTCTTTGAGAAATGGTGGCGGCGGATGAACCACCTGTGTGTGTTGGTCGTCCCGGGGTAG
- a CDS encoding succinate dehydrogenase/fumarate reductase iron-sulfur subunit, whose protein sequence is MVAPTSKKLFSVTLRVWRQAGPAAPGKFVDYPAKGVNPDMSFLELLDVVNDGITLKGEEPIAFAHDCREGICGTCSCTINGKPHGPGKGIATCQLYMRSFQEGDTIIVEPFRAKAFPIQKDLVTDRAAFDKIQQAGGFISVRTGAAPDANSLPVPKEDADLAMDAAACIGCGACVAACKNASAMLFVAAKVSHLGLMPQGQPERDKRVLAMVQTMDEAGFGNCTNQYECSAVCPKLISHDFIARLNRDYVAALFKARFKPASNAAGGGAG, encoded by the coding sequence ATGGTCGCTCCCACCAGCAAGAAACTTTTCTCCGTCACCCTAAGGGTCTGGCGCCAGGCCGGCCCCGCCGCGCCGGGCAAGTTCGTCGACTATCCGGCGAAGGGCGTGAATCCCGACATGTCGTTCCTCGAGCTGCTCGACGTCGTGAACGACGGGATCACGCTCAAGGGCGAGGAGCCGATCGCGTTTGCGCACGACTGCCGCGAGGGCATCTGCGGCACCTGCTCCTGCACCATCAACGGCAAGCCGCACGGTCCGGGCAAGGGCATCGCCACCTGCCAGCTCTACATGCGCAGCTTCCAGGAGGGCGACACGATCATCGTCGAGCCCTTCCGCGCGAAAGCCTTCCCAATCCAGAAGGATCTCGTCACCGATCGCGCGGCCTTCGACAAGATCCAGCAGGCCGGTGGTTTCATCTCGGTCCGCACCGGCGCCGCGCCGGACGCCAACTCCCTGCCGGTGCCGAAGGAGGACGCCGACCTCGCGATGGACGCGGCGGCCTGCATCGGTTGCGGGGCGTGCGTGGCGGCGTGCAAGAACGCCAGCGCGATGCTCTTCGTGGCCGCGAAAGTTTCCCACCTCGGCCTCATGCCGCAGGGCCAGCCCGAGCGCGACAAGCGCGTGCTCGCCATGGTGCAGACGATGGACGAGGCCGGCTTCGGCAACTGCACCAACCAATACGAGTGCAGCGCCGTGTGCCCCAAGCTCATCTCGCACGATTTCATCGCCCGCCTGAACCGCGACTACGTGGCGGCGCTGTTCAAGGCCAGGTTCAAGCCGGCTTCCAATGCGGCGGGCGGCGGGGCGGGCTGA
- a CDS encoding fumarate reductase/succinate dehydrogenase flavoprotein subunit has protein sequence MAKLESKVPSGPLADKWRKHKTEIRLVNPANKRKYEVIVVGAGLAGSSCAATLAELGYKVKSFVFHDSPRRAHSIAAQGGINAAKNYQNDGDSVHRLFYDTLKGGDYRAREANVHRLAEVSVNIIDQCAAQGVPFAREYGGLLANRSFGGAQVSRTFYARGQTGQQLLLGAYSALSRMVGAGGVELHTNSEMLDLVVVDGHAKGIIVRDLITGAVTRHSADAVVLATGGYGNVFNLSTYARGSNATAIWRAYKRGACLANPCYTQIHPTCIPVSGDYQSKLTLMSESLRNDGRIWVPKRKEDAKKNPADIAEADRDYYLERIYPGFGNLAPRDVSSRAAMRMCDEGRGVGETGLGVYLDFADAIKRLGEPAVRERYGNLFDIYHEITAENAYQTPMRIFPAVHYTMGGLWVDYNLMSNIPGLFVLGEANFSDHGANRLGASALMQGLADGYFVIPYTIGDYLAGQKPGSRPATDRAEFKQAEENVTGMTKRFLSNQGSQPVSHFHKRLGKIMWEHCGMARTKAGLEAALQKIPALREEFTATVKVPGSADTLNQSLEQAGRVADFIELGELLCRDALTREESCGGHFREEFQWPDGECKRDDEKFAHVAAWEYQGEGKTPLRNTEPLNYEFTKMSVRSYK, from the coding sequence ATGGCCAAACTCGAATCCAAGGTCCCCTCCGGCCCGCTCGCCGACAAGTGGCGCAAGCACAAGACGGAGATCAGGCTCGTCAACCCGGCCAACAAGCGGAAATACGAGGTCATCGTCGTCGGGGCCGGCCTCGCGGGCTCCTCCTGCGCCGCCACGCTGGCCGAGCTCGGCTACAAGGTGAAGAGCTTCGTCTTCCACGACAGCCCGCGGCGGGCGCATTCCATCGCCGCGCAGGGCGGCATCAACGCGGCCAAGAACTACCAGAATGACGGCGACTCGGTCCACCGGCTCTTTTACGACACGCTGAAGGGTGGCGACTATCGCGCCCGCGAGGCCAACGTCCACCGCCTCGCCGAGGTCTCGGTCAATATCATCGACCAGTGCGCGGCGCAGGGCGTGCCCTTTGCCCGCGAATACGGCGGCCTGCTCGCCAACCGCTCCTTCGGCGGCGCCCAGGTGTCCCGCACCTTCTACGCCCGCGGCCAGACCGGCCAGCAGCTCCTGCTCGGCGCCTACAGCGCGCTCTCCCGCATGGTCGGCGCCGGCGGCGTCGAGCTGCACACCAATTCCGAGATGCTCGACCTGGTCGTCGTCGACGGCCACGCCAAGGGCATCATTGTCCGCGATCTCATCACCGGTGCGGTCACCCGCCACAGCGCCGATGCCGTCGTGCTCGCCACCGGCGGCTACGGCAACGTCTTCAATCTCTCCACCTACGCCCGCGGCTCCAACGCCACGGCCATCTGGCGCGCCTACAAGCGCGGCGCCTGTCTCGCCAATCCCTGCTACACGCAGATCCACCCGACCTGCATCCCGGTGAGCGGTGACTACCAGTCCAAGCTCACGCTGATGTCGGAATCCCTCCGCAACGACGGCCGCATCTGGGTGCCGAAACGGAAGGAGGACGCGAAGAAGAACCCCGCCGACATCGCCGAGGCCGACCGCGACTACTATCTTGAGCGCATCTACCCGGGCTTCGGCAACCTTGCGCCGCGCGATGTCTCGTCCCGTGCCGCGATGCGCATGTGCGATGAGGGCCGCGGTGTCGGCGAAACCGGCCTCGGCGTCTACCTCGATTTTGCCGATGCCATCAAGCGCCTTGGCGAGCCGGCCGTCCGTGAGCGCTACGGCAACCTGTTCGACATCTACCACGAGATCACCGCGGAGAACGCCTACCAGACGCCGATGCGCATCTTCCCGGCCGTGCACTACACGATGGGTGGTCTGTGGGTGGACTACAACCTGATGTCCAACATCCCGGGCCTGTTTGTGCTCGGCGAGGCGAACTTCTCCGACCACGGCGCCAACCGCCTCGGCGCCTCCGCGCTCATGCAGGGCCTGGCCGACGGCTACTTTGTCATTCCTTACACGATCGGCGATTACCTCGCCGGCCAGAAGCCCGGCTCGCGACCCGCGACGGACCGCGCCGAGTTCAAGCAGGCGGAGGAGAACGTCACCGGCATGACGAAGCGTTTCCTGTCCAACCAGGGCAGCCAGCCCGTCAGCCATTTCCACAAGCGCCTCGGCAAGATCATGTGGGAACACTGCGGCATGGCGCGCACCAAGGCCGGTCTCGAGGCCGCGCTCCAGAAGATCCCCGCGCTGCGCGAGGAATTCACGGCCACGGTCAAGGTGCCCGGTTCCGCCGATACACTGAACCAGTCGCTCGAACAGGCCGGCCGCGTCGCCGACTTCATCGAACTCGGCGAGCTGCTCTGCCGCGACGCGCTCACCCGCGAGGAAAGCTGTGGCGGTCATTTCCGCGAGGAATTCCAGTGGCCGGACGGCGAGTGCAAGCGCGACGACGAGAAGTTCGCGCACGTGGCCGCCTGGGAATACCAGGGCGAGGGGAAGACCCCGCTGCGCAACACCGAGCCCCTCAACTACGAGTTCACCAAGATGAGCGTCCGCTCCTACAAGTAA
- a CDS encoding succinate dehydrogenase cytochrome b subunit yields MNLLGSLFQSSIGKKFLMAFTGLVLFGFVTGHLVGNLQIFLPPAKINAYAHMLESLGAALWLIRAFLLLCLVIHVWLAIQLTLENRAARPQAYGVEHVNRATLASRIMARTGLVVLAFIPFHLAHYTLRLGHPGWGEHTFKLADGTMVRDVYSMMLQGFGNQLVSGFYILAVGILAYHLSHGIVSSIQTIGLKNEKWTGQLQRFATAYCWLYFLLNAAIPLAVLGGFVHA; encoded by the coding sequence ATGAATCTTCTTGGTTCACTCTTTCAGTCGTCCATCGGAAAGAAATTCCTGATGGCCTTCACCGGGTTGGTGCTGTTCGGGTTCGTCACCGGGCACCTCGTCGGCAACCTGCAGATTTTCCTGCCGCCGGCCAAGATCAATGCCTACGCGCACATGCTTGAGTCGCTGGGCGCCGCGCTGTGGCTCATCCGAGCCTTCCTGCTGCTCTGCCTTGTGATCCATGTATGGCTGGCGATCCAGCTCACGCTCGAGAATCGCGCGGCCCGTCCGCAGGCCTACGGGGTCGAGCACGTCAACCGCGCCACGCTGGCTTCCCGCATCATGGCCCGCACCGGCCTTGTCGTGCTGGCGTTCATCCCGTTCCACCTCGCGCATTACACACTGCGCCTCGGCCATCCGGGCTGGGGCGAACACACCTTCAAGCTCGCCGACGGCACGATGGTGCGCGACGTCTACAGCATGATGCTGCAGGGCTTCGGCAACCAGCTCGTCTCGGGCTTTTATATCCTCGCCGTCGGCATCCTGGCCTACCACCTCAGCCATGGCATCGTCAGCTCGATCCAGACGATCGGCCTGAAGAACGAGAAATGGACCGGCCAGCTCCAGCGTTTCGCCACGGCCTACTGCTGGCTCTATTTCCTCCTCAACGCAGCCATCCCGCTCGCCGTGCTCGGCGGCTTCGTCCACGCCTGA
- a CDS encoding CoF synthetase has product MESTAPASVFANAPAALGAAGPGGLPAPLEQEVRAIYRRSPLYGQRFPLHTEPLQWSCYREIPVLTKQEILDRGHTAFFADYAEIERGFAQKKYEYEHTSGSTARPMTVVMEDGWWNAQLKRAYLAHPQLAQYAERPYRKAVLAPIGCSSNLCPYEDHPFPHRYFDGTVYLNLSSDPFVFAEAEWDRIVLELQALKPEVIEGEPVYLSLLARAVKKRRVSVPSVRTIILTYGKASRQHSRRLAEVFPGAVQVDLYGSTEAGYIFVGDAFADNLRAIDGNAFVELVAWRPELPEVFQINVTTRDREAMPLLRYFTGDIVRRTPAGYRILGRERDLFFSADGRVVSAFEIDAAMPENFACWHWSLVQGSDNRWDFQYVADEAAPAGLDQAIAGALGEGMRVNLFRRKFIQPASSGKFALLKPLAR; this is encoded by the coding sequence ATGGAATCCACCGCGCCCGCTTCCGTCTTTGCCAACGCCCCCGCGGCGTTGGGTGCGGCCGGTCCGGGCGGCCTGCCGGCGCCGTTGGAGCAGGAGGTCCGTGCCATCTACCGGCGCAGCCCGCTTTACGGCCAGCGCTTCCCGCTGCACACCGAGCCGCTGCAGTGGTCCTGCTACCGCGAAATCCCGGTGCTGACCAAGCAGGAGATCCTGGACCGCGGGCACACGGCGTTCTTCGCCGATTACGCGGAGATCGAGCGCGGGTTCGCGCAGAAGAAATACGAATACGAGCACACCTCGGGCTCCACGGCGCGGCCGATGACCGTGGTGATGGAGGACGGCTGGTGGAACGCCCAGCTCAAGCGCGCCTACCTCGCGCACCCGCAGCTGGCGCAGTATGCGGAGCGGCCCTACCGCAAGGCCGTGCTCGCGCCGATCGGCTGCTCCAGCAACCTTTGCCCCTACGAGGACCATCCGTTCCCGCACCGCTATTTCGACGGCACCGTCTACCTGAACCTCTCGAGCGATCCGTTCGTCTTCGCCGAGGCCGAGTGGGACCGCATTGTGCTGGAGCTGCAGGCGCTCAAGCCCGAGGTCATCGAGGGCGAGCCCGTCTATCTCTCGCTGCTGGCGCGGGCCGTGAAGAAACGCCGCGTCAGCGTGCCGAGCGTGCGCACGATCATCCTGACCTACGGCAAGGCCAGCCGGCAGCACAGCCGCCGCCTCGCGGAGGTTTTTCCCGGCGCCGTGCAGGTGGATCTCTACGGCTCGACCGAGGCCGGCTACATTTTCGTGGGCGACGCGTTTGCCGACAACCTGCGGGCGATCGACGGCAACGCCTTCGTCGAGCTCGTGGCCTGGCGCCCGGAGCTGCCGGAGGTTTTCCAGATCAACGTGACGACACGCGACCGCGAGGCGATGCCGCTGCTGCGCTATTTCACCGGGGATATCGTGCGGCGCACGCCCGCGGGCTACCGGATCCTCGGGCGGGAGCGGGACCTGTTCTTCAGCGCGGATGGGCGCGTGGTGTCGGCGTTCGAGATCGACGCGGCGATGCCGGAGAACTTCGCCTGCTGGCACTGGAGCCTGGTGCAGGGCTCCGACAACCGCTGGGATTTCCAATACGTGGCCGATGAGGCGGCGCCGGCCGGGCTGGATCAGGCGATCGCCGGGGCGCTGGGCGAGGGGATGCGCGTGAACCTGTTTCGCCGGAAATTCATCCAGCCCGCGTCGAGCGGGAAATTCGCGCTGCTCAAGCCGCTGGCGCGCTGA
- a CDS encoding NUDIX hydrolase produces MAEQPPPPKRWKKLGARTVAHTRIFDVLSVDFHHPARPKPQDFFVIQPPDWVNVVALTPARHLVLVRQFRYGIDDFSVEIPGGVMDPGEDAIAAGVRELREETGYVGTSARLLGSVHPNPAMQNNRCHLVLVENARPVAKLDWDPDEEFEIMTRPVDEVYQLAYAGGITHAMVLDALLLFTPVWAGLKKA; encoded by the coding sequence ATGGCTGAACAACCGCCGCCGCCGAAACGTTGGAAAAAACTGGGCGCCCGCACGGTCGCACACACGCGCATCTTCGACGTGCTGAGCGTCGACTTCCACCATCCCGCCCGGCCGAAGCCACAGGATTTTTTTGTCATCCAGCCGCCCGACTGGGTGAACGTCGTGGCGCTGACCCCCGCGCGGCACCTCGTGCTCGTGCGGCAGTTCCGCTACGGCATCGATGATTTCTCGGTGGAGATTCCCGGCGGCGTGATGGATCCGGGCGAGGACGCCATCGCGGCCGGCGTGCGCGAACTGCGGGAGGAAACGGGCTACGTCGGCACGTCCGCGCGGCTGCTCGGCAGCGTCCACCCGAATCCGGCCATGCAGAACAACCGCTGCCACCTTGTGCTGGTGGAGAACGCCCGGCCGGTGGCGAAACTCGACTGGGACCCCGACGAGGAATTCGAGATCATGACCCGTCCGGTGGACGAGGTCTACCAGCTGGCCTACGCCGGCGGCATCACCCATGCGATGGTCCTGGATGCGCTGCTGCTTTTCACGCCCGTGTGGGCCGGGCTGAAAAAAGCATGA
- a CDS encoding LysM domain-containing protein: MDTLSRDSNSSGSVLPLVGVIAGGLALVLSIVALVKLSTLQKTVGEHTEAISSKIPALEASVSAASAKAETDIKGLRTGIQTALDQVGNEIGTINAKLTKMEEAMKKPAPAPGKGGAAAAPTGVLNADGTYSVAPGDTISKIAKKFAVKVDAIEAENPGLDPTKLKVGQKIHIPKK; the protein is encoded by the coding sequence ATGGATACTCTTTCTCGCGATAGTAACAGCTCCGGCAGCGTCTTGCCTCTCGTTGGCGTGATCGCCGGCGGTCTCGCCTTGGTCCTCTCGATCGTGGCTCTCGTCAAACTTTCCACGCTCCAAAAGACCGTGGGTGAGCACACGGAGGCGATCTCCAGCAAGATCCCCGCCCTCGAGGCTTCCGTGAGCGCCGCCTCGGCCAAGGCCGAGACCGACATCAAGGGCCTGCGCACCGGTATCCAGACCGCCCTCGACCAGGTCGGTAACGAGATCGGCACAATCAACGCCAAGCTCACCAAGATGGAGGAGGCCATGAAGAAGCCCGCCCCCGCTCCGGGCAAGGGTGGTGCCGCCGCCGCCCCGACCGGCGTGCTGAACGCCGACGGCACCTATTCCGTCGCCCCCGGTGACACGATCTCGAAGATCGCGAAGAAATTCGCCGTCAAGGTCGATGCCATCGAAGCCGAGAACCCCGGCCTCGACCCGACCAAGCTTAAGGTCGGCCAGAAGATTCACATCCCGAAGAAGTAA
- a CDS encoding PEP-CTERM sorting domain-containing protein → MKTPLHRWLSLALLGLGCTAQAQIAITTGYTQDFNSLGTALPAGWGVWTNSTATSNGSAFTWNTTPVANNAAASTANYFRNLPGAGQIWSAGLSSGSDRALAWRAGDASSRDGSITFSLTNTAGYNFNGLSFQLFTPNSAGTAGTFQLQYQIGTSGTFTQLASTSYTNNPAQNPLTLTTITLTGAQLSVLNNQSGQVTFRLDNTATTGTSWNTLAIDNFSYTASATAIPEPSTYAAILGVVSLAGVLIRRRRLQRVA, encoded by the coding sequence ATGAAAACACCGCTCCATCGATGGCTGAGCCTGGCGCTGCTGGGCCTGGGCTGCACAGCGCAAGCGCAGATCGCAATCACCACCGGCTACACGCAGGATTTCAACTCCCTCGGAACCGCCTTGCCCGCCGGCTGGGGCGTCTGGACAAATTCGACCGCCACTAGCAATGGGTCTGCTTTCACCTGGAACACCACCCCGGTGGCCAACAACGCCGCGGCCTCGACCGCCAATTATTTCCGCAACCTGCCCGGGGCCGGGCAGATTTGGTCCGCGGGCCTGTCCTCCGGCAGCGATCGCGCGCTCGCTTGGCGCGCTGGCGACGCGTCCAGTCGGGACGGTTCCATCACATTCTCTCTGACCAATACTGCGGGCTATAATTTCAACGGCTTGAGTTTTCAACTTTTCACTCCGAACAGCGCAGGAACCGCAGGCACTTTTCAATTGCAATACCAGATCGGAACCAGCGGGACCTTCACTCAATTGGCTTCGACCTCCTACACAAACAACCCGGCGCAAAATCCCCTTACTCTCACGACCATCACCCTCACGGGAGCCCAGCTGAGCGTTCTCAACAACCAGTCCGGCCAAGTCACCTTCCGGTTGGATAATACCGCCACTACGGGCACCAGCTGGAACACGCTCGCAATAGACAATTTCTCTTACACCGCTTCAGCCACCGCCATCCCGGAGCCGTCCACCTACGCGGCCATTCTCGGCGTGGTGTCGCTCGCCGGCGTGTTGATCCGCCGGCGCCGGCTACAACGGGTCGCCTGA
- a CDS encoding tetratricopeptide repeat protein, giving the protein MSQLPPADQSPQATTPVYEPAFETAVQTFWVKNRQGILVMCVTALLAIIGTYAWQAVAAGRESDVQAEYAKIADQPAKLEGFAGANAGHPLAGVAWLRLADEKFSAGDFKTAAADYQKAAGSLKNEALLGRAKLGAAVSQLNGGDVAGGSAALKAVSADTTLGKGARAEAAYQLVSLAADAGKTDEVKKLAEEVSKIDATSSWAQRATLLVISPAIAAKPGDAKPADTGLSFKTPGK; this is encoded by the coding sequence ATGAGTCAACTTCCCCCCGCCGACCAGTCGCCCCAGGCCACCACCCCGGTCTACGAGCCTGCCTTTGAAACCGCCGTCCAGACGTTCTGGGTCAAGAACCGCCAGGGCATCCTGGTGATGTGCGTCACGGCGCTGCTGGCCATCATCGGCACCTATGCGTGGCAGGCCGTCGCCGCCGGTCGCGAGTCGGACGTGCAGGCCGAATACGCGAAAATCGCCGACCAGCCCGCCAAGCTCGAGGGCTTTGCCGGCGCGAATGCCGGCCACCCGCTCGCCGGCGTCGCCTGGCTGCGCCTGGCCGATGAGAAATTTTCCGCCGGTGACTTCAAGACGGCCGCCGCCGATTACCAGAAGGCGGCCGGCAGCCTGAAAAACGAGGCCCTCCTCGGCCGCGCCAAGCTCGGCGCCGCGGTGAGCCAGCTCAATGGCGGCGACGTGGCCGGCGGTTCGGCCGCGCTTAAGGCCGTCAGCGCCGACACCACGCTCGGCAAGGGCGCGCGCGCGGAGGCGGCCTACCAGCTCGTCTCGCTTGCGGCGGATGCCGGCAAGACGGACGAGGTGAAGAAGCTCGCCGAGGAAGTCTCGAAGATCGACGCCACCAGCAGCTGGGCGCAGCGCGCCACCCTGCTGGTCATCAGCCCGGCCATCGCGGCCAAGCCCGGCGACGCGAAGCCCGCGGATACCGGCCTCAGCTTCAAGACGCCCGGTAAGTAA